One Clostridium sp. CM027 genomic window carries:
- a CDS encoding RNA polymerase sigma factor, which produces MEEHQIVERLRNKDNESFIEIVNKYKRKVISLCYAYTQDYFEAEDLSQEVFIALYNNIAKFREECSLSTYIYKISISKALDYKRKRNLKGFLTGLFTNNIQPTECDIDEKNHVRKCICSLPRDLKEAVVLYYYVGLKEKEISKVLNVSQKTVEGRVYRAKQKLRIEIQRGDIEICTKNGMI; this is translated from the coding sequence TTGGAAGAACACCAAATAGTAGAGAGACTTAGAAACAAGGACAATGAGAGCTTTATTGAAATAGTAAATAAGTACAAAAGAAAGGTTATCTCTTTATGCTATGCATATACTCAAGATTACTTTGAAGCTGAAGATTTGTCGCAAGAAGTATTTATTGCCTTGTATAATAATATAGCAAAATTTAGAGAAGAATGTTCGTTATCCACATATATTTATAAAATATCAATATCAAAAGCTTTAGATTATAAGAGAAAGAGAAATCTAAAGGGATTTTTAACCGGACTTTTTACTAATAATATTCAACCGACGGAATGTGACATAGATGAGAAAAATCATGTCAGGAAATGCATATGTAGCCTTCCACGAGATTTAAAAGAAGCTGTAGTATTATACTATTATGTAGGGTTAAAGGAAAAGGAAATATCTAAGGTTTTAAATGTATCTCAAAAAACTGTAGAGGGAAGAGTTTATAGGGCAAAACAAAAACTGAGGATAGAAATTCAAAGGGGGGATATCGAAATATGCACGAAAAATGGGATGATTTAG